AATATTTTTTCACCATTTTCAGTAATAAGCGAAGTATAACCACCTGTTAAGGCCATAACCTTTTCTGAACTAGGATTATGGTAAAGCTTTTCTGGGGTATCATCTTGAACTATTCTTCCGCTATCAATAACAATAAGTCGATCCGCTAGTGCAAAGGCATCTTCCAGGTCGTGGGTAACCAAAATAGTAGACTGCTTTTTATCCTTTAGAAGCGTTTTTAAATTCAACCTCAGTTCCGTTTTATGAGCGGTGTCCAAATTTGAAAAAGGCTCATCAAGAAGAAGCAGCTCTGGATTGCAAAGCATAGCCCTAGCCACTGCCACCCTTTGTTGCTGTCCCCCCGAAAGCGTACTAGGCTTTTGACCAATAAAATTGGCTAATTGAAGTCGCTCTATCCAGCCTTGAATTTGTTCTTTATCGGAAGAAATAAGTTTTAAATTATCCAACACTGAAAGGTTGGGAAAAAGGGCATAATCTTGAAATACCAAGGCCGCGCTTGGTTTTGTATTACTTGAATTTAATATGACTCCTTGCTGAGGGTGGATTAAACCAGCAAGAAGATTTAACAGGGTAGTTTTACCGGACCCACTAGACCCTAAAATTGCCAATAACTCCCCTGATGCTATCTCGAAGGATATCTCTTTTAAAACGGAATCCGTTTTTTTATAGCTAAATGATAAATCTTTAACCTTAATCAAGGGTTCTATTTATTCGGTTAAACAAGTAAATACCTAGAGCACAAAACAAACAAATAATTAAGGAATATGGAGCTGCTCTGTACAGGAACTCATCTTCCACCAAATTATATGCTTTTACAGCCAGGGTTTCAAAGTTAAATGGGCGTAGCAATAAGGTAATTGGAAGTTCCTTAAGAGTGTCGATAAAAACAAAAAGCGCGGCACCTGCATAAAACTTCAGCATTTGAGGTTGAACAACTCGCCCAAAAAGATTAATAGAACTAAATCGTTGAAACACTTTTATCGCTGCAACCTGGCTTTTCCCAAAGGTCTCCCACCCCACCTGAACACTTGGGACAGCTACGGCATAAAGCTTAAAAACCAAAGCCAATAAGAGCAAAATCAAGCTTTGATTTAACCACTTCGCCAATTCAAAATCTACCTCAGCAATAAGCTTAAAAACACCAGTCCCAAACCCAATAACCGCAACTGCAATAACCGCCCCGGGAATAGCATAACCCGATGCTAAAATTTTATGGTTGGCTTTAAGATATTTCGAACTCGAAAAAACCTCCATTTCCGCTATTATCGCTACAATGAGTACCGTAAACAAAGCGTTTAATAGAGCTACCACTACACTGTTTAATCCAGCTGAGAACAATATAGACCAATCCTGCAAATTCCAGTCAAAGTATAATCCATAGCCCATAGCAAAGACTGGCAGCAACAGTGCCGCAAGTAGGGTAAACCAAAAAAAGAAGCTTAAAAAGATGGATACAGCAACCCGAAGTTTCGGAGTATATAAAACTTGAGTTTTACTTGTTTTTCCTTCTTCGGTTTTAAATACCGAAACCACATACCTAAGTGCTAAAATTATCACCAACAATAATAAAGCTATGCCCATAGCTTCATTTAATTGATTCCTTCCAAACCAGGATTTGAAGATTTGGGTAGTTAGCGTATTAACTCCATAATATTTTGCCGCGCCGTAGTCATTTAACAGTTCATACCCGACCAATGAAGCCCCCAATAAAATTGCTCCAGCGCTGCAAGGTAAAACCACCGATATCCATAATTTACCTTGGCTAACTCCCATCACCTCCGCCTGGGCAAACCAAGCCTTGCCCCTTTTTTGCAAAAACATATGAAAGGGCAATAAAATATACGGATACAAGCATAGGCTGCAGACTAAAGACAAACCATAAATGGATTTAATCCCACTTCTGGAAACTCCAAATAAATAGGACAAAAACTCCCAGATTACCGCATAATTAAAAGCCATTATGTAGGTTGGAAATGCCAATGGCAATAACAAAAGGAGGAATAGCAACTGCTTGTGCTTTCCCTGAAAATAGAATAGAAAAACCCCATTTACCACTGCCAACAGGCATGCTAAAAATAGCGTAAGCACCACAAGTTTGGTGGTGGCAAGGTAAATGGATGAATTTATTTCGCCTAAAAAAGACCAACCCAAAATCCCCCTATAAACCAAAAAAGCCAACGGAATAACTAGAATTCCGCCGGCTATAATTGCTATAAGTTTTTTAATTCGAAAAGTGGGATTTCCGAGCATAATATAAAGTGCCTTCTCAGCAAAGGTGGGAATTTACATCCAACCCGCCTTCTCAAAAAAGGATACAGCCTTATTTTGGTGCGCTCCCAATTCCGATAATGGCAAATCGTCTATCTCGAACTCCCCAACTGGAGTAAAGAATTGCTCTGCTGGTTTTAATGTATTAACAGGATATTCCTGATTTTCGGTATAAATTAACTCTTGGTTATCTGCTCGTGTAATAAATTCCAAAAGCTTTACCGCATTTTCCTTGTTTGGAGCATGCTTTAACAATCCAGCTGCGCTAATATTTACATGCGTGTTTAAGTTCGCATCTGAAGGAAATACAAAATTCACTTTTTCAATAGCGTTTCTATCATTTTCCTGATCAGAATTGGCCATTTTCCCAATGTAGTAAGAGTTTACTACTGTAATTTCACCTTCACCAGCAGCGATGGCACGTACCTGGTCTCTATCATTACCCTTTGGGTCTCTCGCCAAGTTACCGTGCACTGCAGCAACCCATTTCATAGCAGAATCTTCACCAACATTTCCAATAATTGCAGCTACCAAGCTTTGGTTGTAAATATTATCTGAAGAGCGCATTAAAACCTTACCCTGCCATGCATCCGAAGCTAAATCGCCATAGGTTAGGCTTTCTGGATTTTCATAGGATTTGCTAACCGCAATTATTCTTGCTCTGGATGAAATTCCGAACCAATAGTTTTCCGAATCTCTATAGGGTGCAAGAATTTGTTGATTTAGCA
The genomic region above belongs to Luteibaculum oceani and contains:
- a CDS encoding extracellular solute-binding protein translates to MKNIFPLIIVAISFLFGACTQQEEKVVNLYTHRHYDVDKMIFEKFQKETGIKVNVVSASADELITKIKQEGELSPADLLITVDAGKIERAKQDGLLQSANSDVLNQQILAPYRDSENYWFGISSRARIIAVSKSYENPESLTYGDLASDAWQGKVLMRSSDNIYNQSLVAAIIGNVGEDSAMKWVAAVHGNLARDPKGNDRDQVRAIAAGEGEITVVNSYYIGKMANSDQENDRNAIEKVNFVFPSDANLNTHVNISAAGLLKHAPNKENAVKLLEFITRADNQELIYTENQEYPVNTLKPAEQFFTPVGEFEIDDLPLSELGAHQNKAVSFFEKAGWM
- a CDS encoding ABC transporter ATP-binding protein, coding for MIKVKDLSFSYKKTDSVLKEISFEIASGELLAILGSSGSGKTTLLNLLAGLIHPQQGVILNSSNTKPSAALVFQDYALFPNLSVLDNLKLISSDKEQIQGWIERLQLANFIGQKPSTLSGGQQQRVAVARAMLCNPELLLLDEPFSNLDTAHKTELRLNLKTLLKDKKQSTILVTHDLEDAFALADRLIVIDSGRIVQDDTPEKLYHNPSSEKVMALTGGYTSLITENGEKIFARPEHIKLDMEQNKCEVEILENQFSGSQFKVIYAINGTSGYFYSPERIINPSITIGIANNHVIRF
- a CDS encoding ABC transporter permease — protein: MLGNPTFRIKKLIAIIAGGILVIPLAFLVYRGILGWSFLGEINSSIYLATTKLVVLTLFLACLLAVVNGVFLFYFQGKHKQLLFLLLLLPLAFPTYIMAFNYAVIWEFLSYLFGVSRSGIKSIYGLSLVCSLCLYPYILLPFHMFLQKRGKAWFAQAEVMGVSQGKLWISVVLPCSAGAILLGASLVGYELLNDYGAAKYYGVNTLTTQIFKSWFGRNQLNEAMGIALLLLVIILALRYVVSVFKTEEGKTSKTQVLYTPKLRVAVSIFLSFFFWFTLLAALLLPVFAMGYGLYFDWNLQDWSILFSAGLNSVVVALLNALFTVLIVAIIAEMEVFSSSKYLKANHKILASGYAIPGAVIAVAVIGFGTGVFKLIAEVDFELAKWLNQSLILLLLALVFKLYAVAVPSVQVGWETFGKSQVAAIKVFQRFSSINLFGRVVQPQMLKFYAGAALFVFIDTLKELPITLLLRPFNFETLAVKAYNLVEDEFLYRAAPYSLIICLFCALGIYLFNRINRTLD